The Lactuca sativa cultivar Salinas chromosome 2, Lsat_Salinas_v11, whole genome shotgun sequence genome includes the window CATACTACGAATTTGTTCTTCCTAATGCGAAATTGTTTATAACTTTACAAAAATCATGATTGTGTTTGAAgaattttttttaagtatttttttttttaagaattccACACCAAAAAGAGTTTTATActgtgaaaaaaaaaatccatcGAATCTTACAAAAAGAATGAtgtaaaatgagaaaaaaaaaatgctTTAGATATGGAATCGCATGTTGGCCCATTTCACAGTGAGCCCACCTAACAGTTATTTTTATAGAATAGTTACTATTTAATATTTGTCTATTTCATGACTATGCTTGTCATTTTCTCTATAATTTAACCAAAGTCGTTGCTTATATAGTATAGATTCTTTTTTTGTCGCCAACCCTATTAAAAAGTCACGCTAGAAATGATTTTTGTTGTGAGAAAAGTACAATGGGAACTTTTCAGCTATACTAAATGCTTTGGAAAACCAAAATTAGCGAACATGTAGTTTTATACTTGAAACTAATGTGCCTACCTAAGTTCTGTTTCAGACTTTCAGACAGTTGATTATGGAGTTTATAAAGTTTGGGGGAAAAACAATGTTGAGGTAACAAGTTTTATTTTCTGTTATTGTTGTTATTTTTCATATGTATgtcgcaaatttgaaatctaTATTAGTGACAAATTACACAAAAGTCTTTACATTGCTCAATGATCTAAGATCTCCCAATAGACTCGGTTTTTACACAGCCAACCTTTTACCAAAAaaataattatgatttttttttcataaaatccgTTGACATTCAAAAACAAATTCCAATCTAGCCACTATTACCTGTAAAAACCTGTTACCAATTTGCTTACATAAAAATGCCCGTATAAAAGCATGCATTATACTGATGGAAACAATAAAAACAACCAACATTCCCTTAGGGGACGGTAAACCAAACCCAAAAACTAAAAGCCCGATAAAAACCGATGAAATTAAAACCGAAAAATCGAAACCAAacagatttcaaaaaaaaaaaaaatcgattttggtTTTGGGTTCAGAAACCGACCACTAAAATCAAACTGACCTAAACCCAAAAGCCGACCAATAATATATAATTGTGATTATTTAatatttaacatatatatatttttatttaaaaatagaaAACTAAAATATAAAACCTAACCCATTATATAAGGATTAAAGTATGGTATTTTAATTGTGTTTTCATATTTTGGTTGCGATAGATTGTTTTCGATTGACTTTGACGGTGTTTTCATATTTTGGTTGTAAACTTATAAACTTGgtagttttaatatttattttctaATATTCCAGTCATTCAAAACGAATCCGACGTTCAACGAACTGTTCGACGGAAAGCACTTTTATGTTCGTTAATTAAATGAACATGGACAAAAATTATCGTTCGTTCAATTATGTTCGTGAACATTCATTTATGTTCGCTTATAGTCATTCATTTAAGTTatttttatgttcatatatgtacaattgtgtttgattacattactatattatatgttcgtttattttcatatatgttcaattatGTTTGTGTTTTTAATGTATAAATAATCTCTGTTTATTTATGTTCGTTTAACATGTACACAAACATAAACAGACGAATGCAGAAGAGCTTTGAAAGGCCGAACGAATAATGTATGATATTGTTATACCAACATAAAAACCGAGATTTAATACGACTTTGTTATAATTATTgcaattttggatgttacatattAACCCTTTCGCAGTGTTATTGTTCATCCAACTAAAAGTGTCCTAAAAATTTCTTCGCATACACCGCTTTCAAAAGGTAGAAAATGGCCTTTACCTTTGACCTCATGATACCGAATAAAAGGAATTTTTTCAGAAAGAAACCGATTCACTTTATATGGTATGATTTTATCTTCAAAACCCTGCCAAATATGAGCAGCACCATTGTTATCTGGCCATGGATTAGTTATATCCATCGGGTCAAACTCCCATTTTCCATAACCAGCCATTATATCACGATACAGAGACTCATAAACACCTTGCTGACGTGTCTTTTCCTATTATACATAcgtaaccatatatatatatatatatatatatatatatatatatatatatatatatatatatatatatatatatatatatataaataacatcACAAAGGAAATGGCAGAAAAAATTGTGATTGTTTGTTTACCTGAGTATTATCATCAGGGTTAGGTGGCAGATTCTTCAAGAACTCCAAATCTGGTTGGCAAAATATATTCATGTTTCCAGCCATGATGCTTAAAGAAGGAAACAATTTCTGATTCATCCACCAATGAAACAGCCATGGGGCATAATGTGCCACACGAAATGTCCACCTGTCTTGAACAAGAAGCAGCTCAAACACTTCTTTAGCCAAATCAGAAGGCAAacatggccaccagtaatcaACAAATGGCACCACAAGTGATACTCCTGACAACCTAAAAGCAAccatgatttttatttttttatttttttttatgtatgtatGAAATGGTGGAAATAAGAAGACTAATAAGATTCAAATGGTGATAGAAACTGTGCCTGTGTGGAATGTATCTGAGGCAACTCCAAACAGCATATGCACCCATTGAGAGTCCAATTATGTAGAATTTGGAACCGATTTGTAACTTATCAGCTAATTCTTGAACATCAAATGCTTCACTTTTGACTGAACGCTTTGGATGTGGATCACTCTCTCCATATCCTGCTCTGTCAAATGACAGAAAGTAAATTTGTAGCTCTTCAATAAGTTCCTGTCATTATAACAAGATATATCAGAAAAAAGGGCAAATATGTTGAAGATTATGAATATGGTGTTCATGATACCTGTGAAATTGGGAGTTTCATGTCTTTGGAGCTATCAAAGCCATGAATGACAATGATCTTGTACTTGGATTTATCTTTGGAGACACCCCACTCTCTGTAAGATAGATGTCTTCCATCATTAAGTTGGATTCGAGGTGAAGTAATAGGAGGCCCACCGGGTGATCCACAAACCCTAGGAGGTGGTGGTTTGATTCGTGTATAAATCCATCCAAGAAAACCACCCGCCACTGCAATTGCTACCTTTGCAATCATTGCTAtgtagaagaagacgaagaaaacaCTATAAGAATATGGAATTGAGCTATTCCAAGAAATCTAGTTTAGCTATGTTGAACATATTTGATTTTCTGATAGAATTCTAGGTTTTACAGAGGGATGTGTGCCTATGTGGTTGGGGGTGAGGGGGTTCTGCAACTACAAACGTGTTTTGAACTTTTGATTCCTCTTTCCTGTGATTTTTAGAACCTCGAATCAACAACTAATTACAGATCGGGTTGACTAAGGATTTTAGGGCTTTTTAATCAAATACTTCATGTATGTAACAGCATTGATATATTTCGAAGTTCGAATTATCCTACATCTGATCGGTAAATTCAAAATCTGGATTAGGGATCAAATAATTGAATCATCTACGCACATAGAAATAACATATAATTTAAAAGAAACATGAATCCAAGCATTTCGAGACAGCAATTAAAGATGTAAAGTAATGGAGCTAAGAGTATCTTACAAAACTACATGGAAATTTGAAGGGAATTTTATCAAGAAAAGTCGATTAAAATGATCAGAAAACTCACCGAAAGAAAGTCGAACAGAGATGCACGTGAAGTGAAACTGGTACAGCTGATATTTTCATGGGGGAGAAATAGCATGTGATCATATAACAGCTGCTAACACTACTGCTTGTCTTGTTGTCtccatcagaaaaaaaaaaaacaaaacaaaaaaaaacgtgCGTGATTGAGATAGTGTTTGGGTTTTGGGAGGGTGTAAGGTGTTCATCATGTCAATATGGGAAACCGGGAAAAACAATACAACCaaggtttttttattttttattttttattttttttattattatttttgaagAAGTATTTTGTTCTGATTTTTGAAACTttctttgtgattttttttttattttctttttgagttttaaaattttttttaatgattttttcaGATAAGAAGATCATAGTATTATACTATTTTTAATGAACCAAatactattttttttctttccttcttgtgttttttcttttttctttttttatttttaaataactaCAACCACATTTCTCAAAcactaaaataatatttttaaattattAGATTTTGTTATGATATAAGTTAATccaaatgtttttttaaaattttattttgctATCACATAAACTAATAATcacttttaacaaaaaaaatataaaattaaacacCTCTTAAATTGAAAACCGACAAATCTTTCATCATTTCCgagaaaaattataaaattagtcCATGTGGTTTGTTGGTTTTTTTGAGCACaataaaaaacttttaaaattatgaattttgtcaTTTTCTGATAGTTTAATTGTGACTTAGTCCCCTAATTTTAAAGTCGTTGAGTTTTGCTcgttaaatacttatgaaatgaCAATTAGACCTAGAAATTCATGTATTCGTTTCATGAAAACGTGTCAGTCATGAATTTGACACGATACGATTACACAATGAGAAATAAGTTTTATCTCAATTTTTAAGATGTATTCGTGTCTCTCATAGATTCGTGTCTTCGtgtctctcatatatatatatatatatatatatatatatatatatatatatatatatatatatatatatatatatatatatatttcttattGCGAGAAAATTTGAGAACAAATTTGGACCacacaatttttttaattaaaattataaaataatattcaaaaaaatcaaaaaatagttacaaaaaaattaaaaaactcacTAACAAAAACCACTCACAACCCAACcaacaccacccaccaccactactTAACACCCCCTCCACTACCCATCACCACCATCCGCCACCATCACCAACCAacacacccaccaccaccaccacccacaatCATGCACCACCATTCATCACTACCGACCACCACCCACCTCCATCACCGCCCACTACCACCACCCCCACCCATCACCCACCAAAACCGCCACCTACCACCAGCATCACCACCTACCTCCCCCACCATCTCCACCCACCTCAATCACTCATCACCACCactaaccaccacccaccaccaccaccacctccacacaccacccaccaaaaccaccacccgTCATTACCATcacttaccaccaccatcatcacaaCCCACCACCTACAATCACCCAAACACCACcactcaccaccaccacccaccaacaCCATCCAACCAACACTGCCCACCATCACTTCTACCACCTATCACCACTACCCactaccaccaccaaccaccacaccCACCATCACCATGCATCATCACTCATCACTACCGACCACCACTACTCATCACCACCGCCTACTACcatcacccaccaaaaccactACCCGCCACCAACATCACCACCTACCTCCACCATCTATCACAACCACCCCCACCCACCTCAATCACctatcaccaccacccgccactacTACCACCTGCCACCCTCCACCactatccaccaccaccaccacctatcaccacccaccaccacctccacccacCACTCGTCACAACCATCACCCACCACGACCATCACCACCCAACACCTACCACGACCATCACCACCCAACACCTACCATGACCATCACCACCCAACCAACACCGGCGACCACCTCTACCTACCACCTtcaccacccgccaccacaaCCAACCACTACACCCACCACCACTATGCACCACCACTCATCACTACCGACCAACACTACCCACCTCCACCGCCGACCGCTACCATCATCCTCAACCATcacccaccacccgccaccaccatcatTACATACCTCTACCACCCATCATTACCAACGCCACCCACCTCAATCACCCAAcaccaccacctgccaccaccaccaaccaccacccaccactacaaccacctatcaccacccaccaccatcacccaTCACCACCATCCATCACTACCATTTCTACCcatcacccaccaaaaccaccacctGCCACTACCAGCCGTCATCACCACCCATCAACACCACAACCATCGACCCATTTATCATCCACCATAATCCCCATCACCACTAACACCACCCACCACCTCGATGGTTGTtctcgtgtatataatcacatatgattatatgtatttaattacatgtgatttatatagacatgatttgtTTTCCTAATAAAATCATATACagttagatacatataatcacatgtgattaaatgcatttaatcacatatgattaaaatggacaaaaaacaattattgaatcgagaacgtaaaaatgaatattgtccacataaaacTCATATgagattggatacatataatcacatgtgattatatgtatctagtcatatatgatttatatctacaagattaatatgtgattagatacatataatcacctGTGATTatatatgaatctaatcacatatgattattgatcacataaatcatatgtgattagatacatataatcacatataattacatgtgattatatgtatctaattacatTAGAAAAATTATTGAATCAAAAAATGTGAATATGATTACTGTCCACATAAATTATATGTGGATAATattcatttttgcatttttgattcAGTAGTTAGTTTCTTGTATTTAATCACAAGTGatgataatcacatatgatttatgtggaaatTATTTGTTTTCAAGTTCTTGATTTAATATATGTTctcatatatataatcacatgtgattatatgtgtctaatcacatatgatttatatggacaatattttttttttcacattttggattctttaatttttatcatgtatttaatcacatgtgattatatgtatttaataacatgtgattaatgtAGATAAAGTTCTATTTtcgtataatcatatgtgaaaaCGTATGATTAATGTGAACAAAGATTATTTTTTTGCGTTTTTGATTCAATGGTTGTTCTCTTCTatatatcacatgtgattatatgtatctaatcacatatgatttatatagacaagtTTCTTTTtgcccatataaatcatatacgattagataaatataatcacatgtgattagatgcatttaatcacatatgattaaagttcTCAAAGAACAATTACTGATTCAAGAACGCGATAATAACctggtccacataaatcatatgcgattcaatagttgttctagTGTATTTAAATACATATGataacataaatcatatgtggttatatgtatttaatcaaataaatcatATAACCACCCTCACCATCCTCCCCCACCTTCACCACCACCTTCACTACCACCCATCTCCACCATACCACCACCACCTACTATCTACAACCAAATGTAGATAAGTTTTCATTTTCGCATTCTCAGTTCAATAGTTATGCTTGTGtacttaatcatatgtgattatatgtatccaatgacaaatgatttatatagacaagatTTGCTTTCTCATATTTCATTCAATAATTTTTCACATATATTTAATCATatctgattatatgtatttattcACGTATGATTAATgtcgaaaaatatttttttgtcataTTTTTGATACAATAGTTGTTCCggatatataatcacatgtgattgtatgtatctaatcacatatgatttatatagacaatatTCTTTTGTCTAGataattcacatgtgattattattgAATCACATCTGACTAGATACATAAAATTACACATGATTATATATATGGGAGCgactattgaatcaagaacgtTTAAACAAATCTTTTCcaaataaatcacatatgattaaatacatataatcacatgtgattgaacctAACACCTACCACACACCCACCACCGCTACCCaacacccaccacccaccacctaACACTATCCACCACTACTCACCaccaattttaatcaaatttgattCAATAATTGGtttcgtgtatttaatcacatgtgattatatgtatttaatcacatatgattaaacgTCATTCCAAaaatatcatatgtgattaaacctTATTATCatgttatgatttatgtggataagatttattttggagtttttgattcaatagttggtctcatgtatttaattagCAATCCAAAGTAGTGCTTAGTAATGATATAGACAACACAATAGAAGTGATAAATAAATAGGCTTACCCAAGTAAAGCAATTTTTGTTGAGTGTCTCTACCCGTTATGTATTAAATTTGTATGAAGTTTGTAAATATGTATGAGGataaaaaaatcatatgaaaagatACAATACTAAAGAACAAAAGTATACGATATATTTGGTTCCATGGAATCGAATGATAAAAGAATGGAATGGGTCATTACACAACATTATCATGTGTTGACTGGCTCGTACAAAAGCAATAAGTTTTCATATCATTTTCTATATGATATATAGATACATTCTATAAATTTATTTCAATTTCATATGTTATTTAATAATACTGAATTTTCaatatgaaataaaaaataaacatgaCAAAAACTTATGTAAGCctcaagaaaaaaaagaaaaattaaattctATGGTAATtctttaaaaaatataaacaaatttaattgaaattttgagttctttaaaataatttatataaaattggTTAAGTTACAAATTATCACTCCACTAAAAAATAACCCTAGGCATGAATTGAAAATTGATCAAACGAACAGAATAAGGAATCACATTCCTTTGGGAATGGTCCATTCATTCCATTGGAAAACTAATAATTTTTTTCATTCCAAAGGAATGAACCATTCCATTCCTTCACTGGTTCCCTACTACCAATCACTACATTACAAAACCATTCTATATGGAATTTAAGGTAATATAGTTACCAATGACCAAGAAATTGTTGATTTGCACCCTATCTAACAATTGATGCAAAAGATTGAACCAAGTCAGCGTGATTATAAGTCAAATCTGTTTAGATCAGTACATAAAATTATTAGTCATCTTTTTAACCACATTGCAAATAAGCCTCTAATGATTCACATACCACCTCTTTCTATCTAACCATTC containing:
- the LOC111888546 gene encoding uncharacterized protein LOC111888546 isoform X1 → MIAKVAIAVAGGFLGWIYTRIKPPPPRVCGSPGGPPITSPRIQLNDGRHLSYREWGVSKDKSKYKIIVIHGFDSSKDMKLPISQELIEELQIYFLSFDRAGYGESDPHPKRSVKSEAFDVQELADKLQIGSKFYIIGLSMGAYAVWSCLRYIPHRLSGVSLVVPFVDYWWPCLPSDLAKEVFELLLVQDRWTFRVAHYAPWLFHWWMNQKLFPSLSIMAGNMNIFCQPDLEFLKNLPPNPDDNTQEKTRQQGVYESLYRDIMAGYGKWEFDPMDITNPWPDNNGAAHIWQGFEDKIIPYKVNRFLSEKIPFIRYHEVKGKGHFLPFESGVCEEIFRTLLVG
- the LOC111888546 gene encoding uncharacterized protein LOC111888546 isoform X2, translating into MIAKVAIAVAGGFLGWIYTRIKPPPPRVCGSPGGPPITSPRIQLNDGRHLSYREWGVSKDKSKYKIIVIHGFDSSKDMKLPISQELIEELQIYFLSFDRAGYGESDPHPKRSVKSEAFDVQELADKLQIGSKFYIIGLSMGAYAVWSCLRYIPHRLSGVSLVVPFVDYWWPCLPSDLAKEVFELLLVQDRWTFRVAHYAPWLFHWWMNQKLFPSLSIMAGNMNIFCQPDLEFLKNLPPNPDDNTQGFEDKIIPYKVNRFLSEKIPFIRYHEVKGKGHFLPFESGVCEEIFRTLLVG